In Alteribacter lacisalsi, a genomic segment contains:
- a CDS encoding cobalamin B12-binding domain-containing protein, with protein MKNERRDFVEALLAGDQGESFHIVNRLRETQSRLSIYHNLVTPAMYDIGRLWEENKISVADEHLATGVCDFVLSQTEFDLVQKPLSSKKPKAMFFSIADEWHQLGIKMVSILFKEHGWNVRYLNANLPQDHALNNAKVWKPDLIGMSISLAYRAPDLSGYIEAFEKLPSKPAIMIGGRVMANYNLSSIVSHNTLVMKDLPELNDWLIMNKQNRRDGINAKSNTTSLY; from the coding sequence GTGAAAAATGAACGGCGAGATTTTGTAGAAGCGCTCCTTGCAGGAGACCAGGGTGAGTCATTCCACATTGTGAACAGGCTCAGGGAAACCCAATCCCGTCTCAGCATCTATCATAATCTGGTTACTCCGGCAATGTATGACATTGGCCGCCTGTGGGAGGAAAACAAAATCTCTGTTGCCGATGAACATCTGGCAACCGGCGTGTGTGATTTTGTACTTTCCCAGACCGAGTTTGACCTGGTCCAAAAACCGCTAAGCAGTAAAAAACCGAAAGCAATGTTCTTTTCAATTGCGGACGAGTGGCACCAGCTTGGCATTAAGATGGTCTCTATACTCTTTAAGGAACATGGATGGAATGTCCGTTACCTGAATGCAAATCTGCCGCAGGATCACGCGCTGAATAATGCAAAGGTGTGGAAGCCGGATTTAATCGGGATGTCCATTTCACTTGCGTACCGTGCTCCTGATTTATCGGGGTATATTGAAGCGTTTGAAAAACTCCCATCCAAGCCAGCGATCATGATCGGCGGAAGAGTAATGGCGAATTATAATTTGTCTTCAATTGTCTCCCACAATACGCTGGTCATGAAGGACCTACCTGAATTGAATGACTGGCTGATAATGAATAAACAAAACAGGCGGGATGGAATCAATGCTAAATCAAATACCACTTCCCTATATTAG
- a CDS encoding STAS domain-containing protein, whose amino-acid sequence MLNQIPLPYIRINSQFDILHISDRGKQEFHGVGSFLDMIDRESREKARKTLEKRKNSFFLELNLQTKKQPITLFDVYGHWNGNGEAHIIIVSKDGRMQKVESQLLTLQKRLRNTNFELYEKNEELEESILRNNSLSGPFITLSDEVALVPIYGDLHEDKLFAVRENIYNAVYRGDYQKVLVDFTGVGTIEQDGINGIKEIILTLDYMGVDVILIGIQPQHARQMKVFMDDLQVTCIQSAKEAIRRFLIQS is encoded by the coding sequence ATGCTAAATCAAATACCACTTCCCTATATTAGGATTAACTCACAATTTGATATTCTTCATATTTCCGATCGTGGCAAACAGGAGTTTCATGGTGTTGGCTCCTTTCTTGACATGATTGACCGTGAAAGCCGGGAAAAGGCGAGAAAAACACTCGAAAAAAGGAAGAATTCGTTTTTCCTGGAACTGAATCTGCAGACAAAAAAGCAGCCGATTACCCTGTTTGACGTTTATGGGCATTGGAATGGAAACGGGGAAGCGCACATTATTATCGTCTCAAAAGACGGGCGGATGCAAAAAGTCGAATCCCAGCTGCTTACGCTTCAGAAAAGGTTAAGGAACACGAATTTTGAGCTCTATGAAAAAAATGAAGAGCTTGAGGAATCCATTTTACGAAACAACAGCCTGTCTGGTCCCTTTATTACACTAAGCGATGAAGTCGCTCTCGTGCCCATCTATGGTGACCTTCACGAGGACAAGCTGTTCGCTGTAAGAGAAAACATTTACAATGCGGTATACAGAGGCGATTATCAGAAAGTTCTGGTTGACTTTACCGGCGTTGGAACAATTGAGCAGGATGGTATTAACGGCATTAAGGAAATTATACTGACACTTGACTATATGGGCGTTGATGTGATTCTTATTGGCATTCAGCCTCAGCATGCGAGACAGATGAAGGTGTTTATGGATGATCTGCAAGTAACATGCATTCAGTCAGCGAAGGAAGCAATCCGTAGATTTTTAATTCAATCATAA
- a CDS encoding glycerophosphodiester phosphodiesterase gives MAVVERSKPGNSKTKRALQVFALILCIWMGIYLFPVSERPPQPFFQNQEGPLVIAHQGGEHLAPSNTLEAFENAEELGADVLEFDVHITADGVPVAIHDATVDRTTDGTGTVNDMTFDEIKVLDAGDYFQDSNGEYSYRGQGVTIPSVEEILENFGHMKLNIELKATNNPDQHEELVHSVWDLIRTYEMEEKVLIASFEQDLIDRFREVSGGAAVSGGRQEVTRFVLLHKLFLNSIYSPTVDAVQIPVEESIFNLADHSLIRGAHNRGMEVHYWTINDEETMEKLIELGADGIITDRPDLLLELLGR, from the coding sequence ATGGCTGTTGTTGAAAGAAGTAAGCCGGGTAATTCGAAAACAAAACGTGCTTTACAGGTGTTCGCTCTCATTCTTTGCATATGGATGGGGATTTATTTGTTTCCTGTCAGTGAGCGGCCGCCTCAGCCATTTTTTCAGAACCAGGAAGGCCCTCTTGTTATCGCCCATCAGGGAGGAGAACATCTGGCCCCCTCCAATACGCTGGAGGCATTTGAAAATGCCGAGGAGCTGGGAGCAGATGTGCTGGAATTCGATGTACATATTACTGCAGATGGTGTACCGGTGGCGATTCATGATGCAACGGTAGACAGAACCACAGACGGCACAGGCACGGTGAATGACATGACATTCGATGAGATTAAAGTACTGGATGCAGGAGATTATTTTCAGGATTCGAACGGGGAGTACAGTTACAGGGGGCAGGGTGTCACCATCCCATCCGTGGAGGAAATCCTTGAAAATTTCGGTCATATGAAGCTGAACATCGAACTTAAAGCCACCAACAACCCTGATCAACATGAGGAACTCGTTCACTCTGTGTGGGACCTGATCAGAACATATGAAATGGAAGAAAAGGTGCTCATTGCAAGCTTTGAACAGGATTTGATTGACCGCTTTCGTGAGGTGTCCGGCGGGGCAGCCGTTAGCGGCGGAAGGCAGGAGGTTACAAGGTTCGTTCTTCTGCACAAATTATTTCTGAACAGTATCTATTCCCCAACAGTTGATGCCGTGCAGATTCCGGTGGAGGAGAGTATTTTTAATCTTGCAGACCATTCACTCATAAGAGGTGCCCATAACCGTGGAATGGAGGTCCATTACTGGACGATTAATGATGAGGAAACGATGGAAAAACTAATTGAGCTTGGGGCAGACGGCATCATTACCGACCGCCCGGATCTCCTGCTGGAGCTGCTGGGCAGATAA
- a CDS encoding BCCT family transporter: MRFDWPVTIISGGLLFLFVAAALIDVDFVAGLVDAGFGFAAGYFGAFWQILMLATFIIAIILAFTATGRIRLGKLDSPEMSTFKWISIIMCTLLAGGGVFWAAAEPMYHFIDTPPMFWGVEPGSPEAVSPALAVSFLDWGFLAWAILGTLGAIVLMYGHYHKGMPLKPRTLLYPVFGEKLMKNSPMGTLIDSFSIIAVAAGTIGPIGFLGLQVAYGLDVLFGIPNTFLTQLLIVIGLVGIAAVSAVTGIHKGIQILSRFNVIFTFVLIVAILLVGPGGFIIDQFIGSYGVYLREFLPMSLYRDDPGWLAFWTVFFWGWFIGYGPMMAIFISRISRGRTIRELVVAVAVIAPVVTNFWFTVVGGTGIHLELLNSGSVSEPLNESGLPASMIAIVTQLPAGWFIAVAFLIVTVIFVATTSDSMSYTISMAVTGTGDPSSALRVFWAGIMGAVASVLLYIGEGSVNALQSFIVVTAVPVSFILLPLLWLAPRVASELAVEQGIREPREKRTSVDK; this comes from the coding sequence ATGCGCTTTGACTGGCCGGTTACGATCATTAGCGGAGGTCTGCTGTTTCTGTTTGTCGCGGCTGCACTGATTGATGTGGATTTTGTTGCTGGTCTGGTAGATGCAGGGTTCGGATTTGCAGCCGGTTATTTCGGTGCTTTCTGGCAGATTCTGATGCTGGCCACCTTTATCATTGCTATCATACTTGCCTTCACTGCAACAGGCAGAATTCGCCTTGGAAAGCTGGATTCACCTGAAATGAGCACCTTCAAATGGATTTCAATTATTATGTGTACACTCCTTGCCGGAGGCGGAGTATTCTGGGCCGCTGCCGAACCGATGTATCATTTTATTGATACGCCACCGATGTTCTGGGGGGTCGAGCCCGGATCACCGGAAGCCGTTTCGCCTGCTCTGGCGGTCTCATTTCTTGACTGGGGCTTTCTGGCCTGGGCAATTCTCGGGACGCTCGGTGCCATCGTACTTATGTACGGACATTATCATAAAGGGATGCCCCTGAAACCAAGAACACTTCTTTACCCGGTGTTTGGGGAAAAGCTGATGAAAAACAGCCCTATGGGTACACTCATTGATTCTTTTTCAATCATTGCTGTAGCTGCAGGGACGATCGGACCGATCGGTTTTTTAGGGCTGCAGGTTGCATACGGCCTTGACGTTCTTTTTGGTATTCCGAATACGTTTTTGACACAGCTGCTGATCGTCATTGGCCTGGTGGGCATTGCAGCGGTATCCGCTGTTACCGGTATCCATAAAGGGATTCAGATTCTGAGCAGATTTAACGTTATATTCACCTTCGTTTTAATCGTAGCCATTCTGCTCGTCGGTCCCGGCGGCTTTATTATTGACCAGTTTATCGGCTCTTACGGTGTTTACCTCCGCGAATTTCTGCCGATGAGCCTTTACAGGGATGACCCGGGCTGGCTGGCTTTCTGGACTGTGTTTTTCTGGGGGTGGTTTATTGGTTACGGTCCGATGATGGCCATTTTTATTAGCCGGATCTCTAGAGGCCGGACAATTCGGGAGCTCGTCGTGGCGGTGGCTGTTATCGCTCCGGTGGTAACCAATTTCTGGTTTACTGTCGTCGGAGGTACTGGAATTCACCTTGAGCTCTTGAATTCCGGTTCTGTTTCTGAGCCCCTGAATGAAAGTGGTCTGCCTGCATCCATGATTGCCATCGTCACTCAACTGCCGGCCGGATGGTTCATTGCCGTCGCATTTCTGATCGTGACCGTCATTTTCGTCGCAACAACGAGTGACTCAATGAGCTATACTATATCAATGGCAGTAACGGGGACCGGGGATCCATCGAGTGCACTCCGGGTTTTCTGGGCAGGTATTATGGGAGCAGTTGCCTCAGTTCTTCTTTATATTGGGGAGGGCAGTGTCAATGCCCTGCAGTCGTTTATTGTAGTTACAGCTGTACCAGTATCGTTCATTCTTCTCCCGCTCCTGTGGCTTGCCCCAAGGGTGGCTTCTGAACTTGCTGTGGAACAGGGAATCAGAGAGCCTCGGGAAAAGAGAACATCTGTAGATAAATAA